A stretch of DNA from Halobacterium sp. DL1:
GACGAACGCCTCGATGAACGGCCCGGCCTCGATGAACTCGGCCACCTGCTCGCCCATGAACAGCCAGAGGTACACCGGGAGCAACAGCAACTGGGTAAGCATCAACGCCGGCGTCGCCGCAGTTATCTGCTCGGCGTCACCGCCGGCGAGTTCGGTGAACGTGATAACGTAGTCGATACACGGCGTCAACAACACCATAAACGCTCCCACGAGAATCACCGGCTCCTGCGGAAGGAACCGCGTGAGCCCGAACACGACGACCGGCACGACCACGAAGTTCATTCCGAGCGCGGCCGCCATGAACCGGCCGTTCCGGAACGCTCGACGAATCCTGACGAACGGAATCTCGAGGAACGTGACGTACAACAGCACCGCCAAGACAGGATTGATGAGCGGTTCCAGCACCGAGCTCGTACTTGGTTGGCCGAGACCGACGCCGATCGCGAGTAAGACGGCAACGGCGTAGATGCCGACTTGATTGTGCTGAATCCACCGCTTCGAGAGCGAGGTCATAGATTTACGGAGAGGCAACCGGTGCCGCCATCCGTCAACCCAGATCCTCTCATTTCGTAGAAGTGGTGGTAGCAGGCGTAAGTTCCCATCGGTGAATGGTGGATAGCAGCAGTACTTCGAGTCGTCCTATCAGAGAGTAGCCAAGGTCGTCAATTGCAGTGCAGAGATGTGTTTTTTCGCCCCTGAGGGGTGCGGCGCGTCCTGAACTGACGCAGTTGCCGTGAACGCGATTTACTGAAAACCATGGCTACGACCAGTGACTCGTCGGTCTCGTTCGAGAAGACCGACACCCGACACGACGAGATGCACAGTACCATCGAAGAGTGGATCGACGACCTCGTCGACCGCGTCGACGATGCACAAGCGAGTGAGGAGTTCCAAGAATGGTTGGACGTCCAGAGTCGTTTCCACGACTACTCGCACCGAAATACGCTCCTCATCAAACTGCAGTATCCTGAGGCCACGAAGGTTGCAGGCTACAACACGTGGCGGAACGACTTCGATCGGTACGTCCAGGAAGGCGAACAGGCCATCTGGATCTGGGCACCAATCATCACCAAGCGATGTCCCGAGTGTGAGAATTCGCCCAGCTACCACGAGAAAATTGGCTGTGAGTACAACGAGACGTCGGCGGATGAGTGGTCGAAAGGCCTCGTCGGATTCAAACCAGCACCAGTCTTCGACGTCTCCCAAACCGACGGAGAACCGCTTCCCGAACTGGAG
This window harbors:
- a CDS encoding arsenic resistance protein yields the protein MTSLSKRWIQHNQVGIYAVAVLLAIGVGLGQPSTSSVLEPLINPVLAVLLYVTFLEIPFVRIRRAFRNGRFMAAALGMNFVVVPVVVFGLTRFLPQEPVILVGAFMVLLTPCIDYVITFTELAGGDAEQITAATPALMLTQLLLLPVYLWLFMGEQVAEFIEAGPFIEAFVIIIALPLTLAWATEYWAERSTRGDQWQATMGWLPVPMMGATLFVVIASQLPRVQDSIGQIASVVPVYVAFLAIMPLLGRLVAGLLGMEAGESRALVFTSVTRNSLVILPLALALPSGYALAPAVVVTQTLVELTGMVVLTRVVPAWLVPESPDHFLDLDVGRGD
- a CDS encoding LtrC, coding for MATTSDSSVSFEKTDTRHDEMHSTIEEWIDDLVDRVDDAQASEEFQEWLDVQSRFHDYSHRNTLLIKLQYPEATKVAGYNTWRNDFDRYVQEGEQAIWIWAPIITKRCPECENSPSYHEKIGCEYNETSADEWSKGLVGFKPAPVFDVSQTDGEPLPELETAAMGDADDLVPALKGAADELGVTVRIVDADHWKHGDAKGVCKYRSLHDLQPVVEAIARSNQADLAVTLIHEYAHALLHFDIGEEPERAKREVEAEAVAYIVGRYFGLDTSGSVFYLAAWQGDDPEAIQERLGRISSTAQEIIGSLVE